In a single window of the Branchiostoma floridae strain S238N-H82 chromosome 2, Bfl_VNyyK, whole genome shotgun sequence genome:
- the LOC118410076 gene encoding uncharacterized protein LOC118410076 — MGNTFVPAGYEISHRYQYADEEEDEQDAMGPSSAYSYPTGLGPVMMNGCFGTAYEPGDPCYDSKIPQTNCPSLIDGATFLGVGFDGRGEYSADSRKRSIIQRSCNNLQTYEDYEVPDSMTVQGVYDTDVESNTFSSMEGYRQYLEQKAAVTSATAMFQEELNKASGYGAVGGAFGLGWSAGGGAASQNGGRSESSNFEARSRAEGGVEQTNKQTFMAMLEINVLRYEIFMDDVKPADLNLAFLWDFLRLPVSYFSIGADTKFQNFILRYGTHYIQSAKFGGQLKIIKTKEASSDLSVQAFSERAQTDWKKTFSTFSAEASMTKSSSWFHKHETKEESDNSEGEASQDTEKTSQDSQTEQTSSFEFSNELMVVQGGDQQIAAAITEMYTSSLNTELKAWLDSIKDYPKAFSFVMKPITAALDINFNSLFPNGDVDFGCLGQSDLEVENGTGRHYYIQEKTVTTVDNETREVSEIRYCDFKKKEELAEKATKRRLALGRAITVYLEEGPVLSTDFLLSAGEPGCETATLAYLDGSNSGAPTWDELVSGDEFTIIFDMPYGISSILQAWEMMTVKFKNNRWFSFRTGETPHLYDGYDNGGSNDVNGHKVSVQGLVMTYDEETGVFTVTESDFEASNASVPALPGWVEGLQVARAEYHSLLQHLSRQSSTTGDAPCNIKWSNAHRLDPTNGGKCVHFTIASQGDIFVVFAGIPRKHETWLYVQISPEGVALYKSMRLLTTQLQDGASSLGSSNLYQSYFVCVTEDTISGVTTIQYGKTPDNEERPHVWLDFEIDEILSLQYYAFGSGMYPVKVMGVSIIDQPAQDFIVCREGTRKDHGRCSQQCHEECDGCRTTGSDSPTDCIACKHYSVGFPYIEGKIGSFTCVATCPEHMELATDTNKCTCIKQMEESGDGGTVTCVTECPLTHYDDGNVCKVCSTFCEDVSGSGSQVCTGPYSGDCSVCRYTTSDGDCLEGCSPGQKAVAQDEGGFRCDQCQPGHKCVRGDEMEEICPAGTHSSPERTSCLECAAGQFSSLGSQYCQECPAGKYSANSGASSCEACPSGQYSSGSGSSSCQVCPAGQFSTSAGSTSCQDCPAGQYSASGGASSCDDCPAGQYSADAGSTSCQVCPAGQFSTSGGASSCDDCPAGQYSTDVGSSSCEACAEGYNSEEGATECYDVDNCSPNPCQNNGVCTEQGVNSFICACQTQYRYTGDRCQLRCPVYFRPLGTECFRLGESSRTYLEARSACANVQSLLAMPKDEATNTFIANLIHDSQRSGGRYWIGLNDLDRPGGQYDEWTWEDNTSLGSGWKNWSPGNPSSGSERCAHFVPSSDEWNDNICEAELLYVCQKSLV; from the exons ATGGGCAACACCTTCGTGCCAGCAGGATACGAGATCAGTCACAGATATCAGTATGCAGATGAAGA GGAAGACGAACAAGATGCCATGGGACCGAGCAGTGCGTACAGCTACCCTACCGGACTCGGGCCTGTGATGATGAATGGATGCTTTGGGACAGCCTATGAACCAGGAGACCCTTGTTACGACTCTAAGATACCACAGACGAACTGCCCC AGTTTGATTGACGGAGCGACGTTCCTGGGTGTTGGGTTTGACGGAAGAGGAGAGTACTCAGCTGACTCCAGGAAGAGGAGCATCATACAACGGTCCTGTAACAACCTCCAAAC GTACGAAGATTACGAGGTGCCTGACTCCATGACAGTTCAAGGCGTTTACGACACAGACGTCGAGTCCAACACCTTTTCCTCCATGGAGGGATACAGGCAGTACCTGGAACAGAAGGCCGCCGTCACTTCAGCCACAGCCATGTTCCAAGAGGAGCTGAACAAGGCGTCCGGGTACGGCGCAGTGGGAGGAGCGTTCGGACTTGGTTGGTCAGCGGGAGGAGGAGCCGCCAGTCAGAACGGTGGACGCTCCGAGTCGTCGAACTTCGAAGCGCGTTCCAGAGCTGAAGGCGGGGTGGAACAGACAAACAAGCAGACGTTCATGGCAATGTTGGAGATCAATGTACTCAG GTATGAGATATTTATGGACGACGTGAAGCCTGCCGACCTGAACCTGGCCTTCCTGTGGGACTTCCTGAGGCTTCCGGTGTCTTACTTCTCCATCGGCGCTGACACCAAGTTCC AAAACTTCATTCTTCGGTACGGAACTCACTACATTCAGTCGGCAAAGTTCGGCGGACAACTGAAGATCATCAAGACCAAGGAGGCCAGCTCGGACCTCTCGGTCCAGGCGTTCTCGGAGAGAGCTCAGACGGACTGGAAGAAGACCTTCAGCACCTTCTCTGCAGAAGCCAGCATGACCAAGTCCAGCAGCTGGTTCCACAAGCATGAGACCAAGGAGGAATCCGATAATTCTGAAGGAGAGGCTAGCCAAGACACAGAGAAAACTTCCCAAGATTCTCAAACTGAGCAGAC GAGTTCGTTTGAGTTCAGCAACGAGTTGATGGTGGTCCAGGGAGGTGACCAACAGATCGCCGCAGCCATCACCGAGATGTACACCTCCTCCCTCAACACGGAGCTCAAAGCCTGGCTCGACTCCATCAAGGACTACCCGAAAGCCTTCTCGTTCGTGATGAAGCCCATAACGGCTGCACTGGACATCAACTTCAACTCGCTGTTTCCCAACGGTGACGTGGACTTCGGCTGCCTGGGACAGAG TGACCTGGAAGTGGAAAATGGAACAGGCCGACACTACTATATCCAGGAGAAGACTGTGACAACGGTTGACAACGAGACTCGGGAGGTATCAGAGATTCGGTACTGCGACTTCAAGAAGAAGGAAGAACTTGCGGAGAAAGCAACCAAGAGGAGGTTGGCCCTTGGACGGGCGATCACTGTTTACCTGGAAGAA GGTCCCGTCTTGAGCACGGACTTCTTGTTGTCCGCTGGAGAGCCCGGGTGTGAAACCGCCACCCTGGCTTACCTGGACGGCAGCAACAGCGGCGCCCCGACTTGGGACGAACTGGTCAGCGGGGACGAGTTCACCATCATCTTCGACATGCCGTACGGCATCAGCAGCATTCTCCAGGCCTGGGAGATGATGACGGTCAAGTTTAAGAACAACCGTTGGTTCTCCTTCAGGACCGGGGAAACGCCGCATCTGTACGATGGCTATGACAACGGGGGTAGCAACGACGTCAATGGACATAAG GTCAGCGTCCAGGGACTTGTAATGACGTATGACGAGGAGACGGGAGTGTTCACAGTGACAGAAAGCGACTTTGAAGCATCAAACGCCAGCGTGCCGGCCCTGCCTGGCTGGGTGGAGGGACTGCAAGTCGCCAGGGCGGAGTACCACTCACTGCTTCAGCACCTAAGCAGGCAAAG CTCTACGACAGGTGACGCACCTTGTAACATCAAGTGGTCCAATGCTCACCGCCTTGACCCAACCAACGGTGGGAAGTGTGTCCACTTCACCATCGCGTCGCAGGGCGACATCTTTGTCGTGTTCGCCGGAATTCCGCGGAAACACGAGACCTGGCTGTACGTACAGATATCGCCAGAGGGCGTCGCACTCTACAAG TCTATGCGACTGCTGACAACACAGCTTCAAGATGGCGCCAGTAGTCTGGGATCTTCCAACCTGTACCAGTCGTACTTCGTCTGCGTAACGGAAGATACCATTAGCGGCGTGACAACCATACAGTACGGCAAGACGCCTGATAACGAG GAGCGGCCCCACGTCTGGTTAGACTTTGAGATCGACGAGATCCTGAGTCTTCAGTATTACGCGTTTGGCAGTGGGATGTACCCGGTCAAGGTTATGGGAGTGTCTATCATAGATCAACCGGCGCAAGACTTCATCGTCTGCCGAGAGGGAACGAGAAAGGACCACGGGAGGTGCTCGCAGCAGTGTCACGAGGAGTGTGATG GGTGTAGGACGACCGGATCTGACTCGCCGACAGACTGTATAGCATGCAAACACTACAGTGTTGGATTCCCCTACATAGAAGGGAAAATCGGTTCCTTCACATGCGTGGCTACCTGTCCGGAACACATGGAACTGGCTACTGACACCAACAAGTGTACCT GCATAAAACAGATGGAAGAAAGCGGTGATGGAGGaactgtgacctgtgtgacgGAATGCCCGCTCACCCACTATGACGATGGAAATGTGTGCAAAG TGTGCAGTACCTTCTGCGAAGATGTGAGTGGCAGCGGATCACAAGTTTGCACAGGGCCTTACAGTGGTGACTGTAGTGTCTGCCGGTACACCACTTCGGATGGTGACTGCTTGGAAGGCTGCAGCCCGGGCCAAAAGGCTGTTGCACAAG ACGAAGGTGGGTTCAGGTGTGACCAGTGTCAGCCTGGTCATAAGTGTGTGAGAGGAGACGAGATGGAGGAAATCTGCCCCGCGGGGACCCACAGCAGTCCGGAGAGAACCAGCTGTCTGGAATGTGCAGCCGGCCAGTTCAGCAGCTTAGGATCACAGTACTGTCAGGAGTGTCCTGCTGGCAAGTACAGCGCGAACAGCGGGGCCAGCAGCTGCGAAGCTTGTCCTTCCGGACAGTACAGCTCCGGCAGCGGGTCCAGTAGCTGTCAGGTCTGTCCAGCCGGACAGTTCAGCACAAGTGCCGGGTCCACGAGCTGTCAAGATTGTCCAGCCGGACAGTACAGCGCAAGTGGAGGGGCCAGTAGCTGTGACGACTGTCCCGCAGGGCAGTACAGCGCGGATGCAGGGTCCACGAGCTGTCAAGTTTGTCCAGCCGGACAGTTCAGCACAAGTGGAGGGGCCAGTAGCTGTGACGACTGTCCCGCAGGGCAGTACAGCACGGATGTAGGGTCCAGTAGCTGTGAGGCTTGTGCTGAAGGATACAACAGCGAAGAAGGAGCTACAGAGTGTTATG ACGTGGACAACTGCTCTCCCAACCCCTGTCAAAACAACGGAGTTTGCACCGAACAGGGCGTTAACTCGTTCATCTGCGCCTGTCAGACTCAGTACCGATACACGGGTGACAGATGCCAACTAC GTTGCCCAGTCTACTTCAGGCCACTCGGCACAGAATGCTTCCGTCTCGGGGAGTCTTCCCGGACGTACCTAGAAGCCAGGAGTGCATGTGCGAATGTACAGTCCCTACTCGCCATGCCCAAGGACGAAGCAACAAACACATTCATCGCCAACCTCATCCATGACAGTCAAAGATCTGGCGGCAGGTACTGGATCGGCCTGAACGACTTGGATAGGCCAGGCGGACAGTATGACGAGTGGACGTGGGAGGATAACACTTCTCTCGGGTCCGGATGGAAGAACTGGAGTCCGGGGAATCCAAGCAGCGGGAGTGAGCGGTGTGCGCATTTTGTCCCGTCCAGCGATGAGTGGAACGATAACATCTGCGAAGCTGAACTGTTATATGTATGCCAGAA GAGTCTCGTGTGA
- the LOC118410633 gene encoding uncharacterized protein LOC118410633 has translation MPLLRGPSDMQALKMTCLLSLLLFVPLQQTASAAVPAPQAELSEDNPALVDRVIDSVLTDNGDELDSALREVRGRLDEQEEYANSNTEDAQVNGKEKKNIFTSQLKEMLDSVLSPNDKKHETKAESSLHEETDEKSTSGQNIQDVTEKRNTGLDSEKEQDANGKEKKTITTPQLKEILKNVLDHNTLNHPLAGAKRDQSTAEETMHVADNAVETIPVAENMVGSGPNTHEKKSAKVFLAQAAKDIGTKYQLMISSGWTFGTAHI, from the exons ATGCCGCTGCTGAGAGGACCGAGCGACATGCAAGCCCTGAAGATGACCTGTCTTCTGTCTCTTCTTCTCTTCGTGCCGTTACAACAGACTGCATCCGCAG CTGTTCCGGCACCACAGGCAGAGCTATCAGAAGACAACCCTGCCCTGGTGGATAGAGTTATCGACAGTGTCCTCACAGACAATGGTGATGAGCTGGACAGTGCCCTGAGAGAAGTCAGAG GCCGCTTGGATGAACAAGAAGAATATGCCAATTCCAATACTGAAGATGCCCAGGTCAAcggaaaagagaaaaagaacatCTTTACGTCTCAGTTAAAGGAGATGCTGGACTCTGTGTTGAGCCCAAATGATAAGAAACATGAGACAAAAG CGGAGTCGTCACTACATGAGGAAACCGACGAAAAGTCTACTTCTGGACAAAACATACAAGATGTTACCGAGAAGAGGAACACTGGGTTGGATTCGGAAAAAGAACAGGATGCCAATG GGAAAGAGAAGAAGACCATCACAACGCCACAGCTAAAGGAAATTTTGAAGAATGTCCTGGACCACAACACCTTGAATCATCCGTTAGCAG GGGCCAAGCGTGACCAAAGCACGGCAGAAGAAACAATGCACGTTGCAGACAACGCTGTTGAGACGATACCTGTTGCAGAAAACATGGTTGGTTCCGGTCCTAACACACACGAGAAGAAGAGTGCAAAAGTCTTCTTGGCTCAGGCTGCGAAGGACATCGGCACAAAG TATCAGTTGATGATCTCATCAGGTTGGACGTTTGGGACCGCACATATATGA